From a single Agrobacterium tumefaciens genomic region:
- the aidB gene encoding AidB family quorum-quenching N-acyl homoserine lactonase, whose amino-acid sequence MNTPLRFSPYAVSRFVDGVYKAPVGHLIHRQGEVALAAVLAGLEGETVDVDVNCFALSGPDGIWLIDAGCGTAWGAAYGHARAAMITAGIQPADVTRVILTHIHGDHALGLIDGDRPYFPNAEIWVPEADLGFFSSADARKSLPPARQGGFDLAARLLDICGAMLRPIPMGTVADDIEAIAMPGHTPGHAGYLIGSGDNRLLLWGDVLHVSGLQADDPEIAFVYDIDSELAYATRLAALAEAADHGWLVSGGHLGGFFHIERQGDAFRFVPQPG is encoded by the coding sequence ATGAATACGCCTCTTCGTTTCAGCCCCTATGCCGTGTCCCGTTTTGTCGACGGCGTCTACAAGGCGCCGGTCGGCCATCTCATCCATCGGCAGGGCGAGGTTGCGCTGGCCGCGGTTCTTGCCGGGCTTGAAGGCGAGACGGTGGATGTGGACGTCAATTGTTTCGCGCTCTCCGGGCCTGATGGCATCTGGCTGATCGATGCCGGTTGCGGCACCGCCTGGGGTGCGGCCTATGGCCATGCCCGCGCGGCGATGATCACCGCCGGTATTCAGCCGGCCGATGTGACGCGTGTCATCCTCACCCATATTCACGGCGACCATGCGCTTGGCCTCATTGATGGCGACCGGCCTTATTTTCCCAATGCGGAAATATGGGTGCCGGAGGCCGATCTTGGCTTTTTCTCCAGCGCGGATGCCCGCAAGAGCTTGCCGCCAGCCCGGCAGGGCGGTTTCGATCTCGCCGCCCGGCTGCTCGATATCTGTGGTGCCATGCTGCGGCCGATCCCCATGGGAACGGTTGCCGACGATATCGAGGCGATCGCCATGCCCGGCCACACGCCGGGGCATGCCGGCTATCTCATCGGCAGCGGTGATAACCGGCTGTTATTGTGGGGTGATGTGCTGCATGTGAGTGGATTGCAGGCTGACGATCCTGAAATCGCTTTCGTTTACGATATCGATTCCGAACTTGCCTATGCCACCCGTCTTGCGGCGCTGGCCGAGGCGGCCGATCACGGCTGGCTGGTGTCCGGTGGCCATCTTGGCGGCTTTTTCCATATTGAACGGCAGGGCGACGCCTTCCGCTTCGTGCCGCAGCCGGGCTGA
- a CDS encoding efflux RND transporter periplasmic adaptor subunit codes for MQHKVTFNRFVFVLLSATALPFSAAAEGEAPAPVKQQNLPSIIVAHAAKRDLVDRIIATGTIRPVDEIYVQPLVDGLSIDTLNADIGDRVEANAVLAVLSSDSLVLQKSQLEANKAKAEASVTQSKAQVLEAQANLNDALRQRDRAAKLGQSGSGSVSETEKTEAAAQVAQARLEAAKQAVSAGEADIKVVAAQIDDIDLKLTRTGVKTPVAGIVSAKNAKVGAIASGAGNPLFTVIKDGAIELVADLSETDIQKVKAGQKAYLTVAGGAQKIEGKVRLVSPTVDPTTRLGSVHVVLPENSPARSGMYASAEIIVEETNALALPLSAVTSGREGSTTRKVEGDVVKQVKIETGIEDSGFIEIVSGLAAGDKVVEKAGAFVRDGDRIRPVEAQTAASN; via the coding sequence ATGCAGCATAAAGTTACTTTTAACCGCTTCGTTTTCGTCCTTCTTTCCGCAACGGCCCTGCCCTTTTCGGCTGCCGCCGAAGGCGAAGCGCCGGCACCGGTCAAACAGCAGAACCTGCCCTCCATCATCGTGGCGCACGCCGCAAAACGCGATCTCGTGGACCGCATCATCGCGACAGGCACAATCCGCCCCGTGGACGAGATCTACGTCCAGCCGCTGGTTGACGGCCTGTCGATCGACACGCTGAATGCCGATATTGGCGACCGGGTGGAAGCCAATGCAGTTCTGGCCGTGCTTTCGTCCGACAGCCTTGTGCTGCAAAAGAGCCAGCTTGAGGCCAACAAGGCCAAGGCCGAAGCCTCCGTCACCCAGTCGAAGGCGCAGGTGCTGGAAGCGCAGGCCAATCTCAACGATGCCCTTCGTCAGCGTGACCGCGCCGCCAAGCTCGGCCAGAGCGGCTCCGGTTCGGTTTCGGAGACGGAAAAGACCGAAGCCGCCGCGCAAGTGGCACAGGCCCGGCTGGAGGCAGCAAAACAGGCGGTGTCCGCCGGCGAGGCTGACATCAAGGTCGTCGCCGCGCAGATCGACGATATCGATCTGAAACTGACCCGCACCGGCGTGAAAACTCCTGTCGCCGGCATCGTCTCAGCCAAGAACGCCAAGGTCGGGGCCATTGCCAGCGGTGCCGGAAATCCGCTTTTCACCGTCATCAAGGATGGCGCGATCGAACTCGTCGCTGATCTCTCGGAAACCGATATCCAGAAGGTCAAGGCCGGCCAGAAAGCCTATTTGACGGTTGCCGGCGGAGCCCAGAAAATAGAGGGCAAGGTGCGCCTCGTTTCGCCGACCGTCGATCCGACGACGCGCCTCGGTTCCGTGCATGTGGTGCTGCCGGAAAACAGCCCGGCACGATCAGGCATGTATGCTAGCGCCGAGATCATCGTTGAAGAGACGAACGCGCTTGCCCTGCCGCTATCGGCCGTCACTTCCGGACGCGAAGGCTCGACCACCCGCAAGGTGGAAGGCGACGTCGTCAAGCAGGTGAAGATCGAGACCGGCATAGAAGACAGCGGTTTCATCGAAATTGTCAGCGGCCTTGCCGCTGGAGACAAGGTTGTCGAGAAAGCTGGAGCATTCGTGCGCGATGGTGACCGGATCCGCCCGGTTGAAGCCCAGACGGCTGCGTCCAACTGA
- a CDS encoding peroxiredoxin: MLGKKVPAVTFRTRVRDEAVGGPNPFRWQDMTSDDYFKGKKVVLFSLPGAFTPTCSTYQLPDFEKLAGEFRALGVDEIYCLSVNDAFVMNAWAKGQNLENVKVIPDGSGEFTRKMGMLVAKDNLGFGMRSWRYAAVINDGLVEQWFEEEGYQDNCESDPYGVSAPQNILENLKSRAAA, translated from the coding sequence ATGCTCGGCAAAAAAGTGCCCGCCGTAACTTTCCGCACGCGCGTTCGTGACGAGGCCGTGGGCGGCCCCAACCCGTTCCGCTGGCAGGACATGACCTCCGATGATTATTTCAAGGGCAAGAAGGTCGTTCTGTTTTCGCTGCCGGGCGCCTTCACGCCGACCTGCTCGACCTATCAGCTTCCCGATTTCGAAAAGCTGGCTGGCGAATTCCGCGCGCTCGGCGTGGATGAAATCTATTGCCTGTCGGTCAACGATGCCTTTGTCATGAATGCCTGGGCAAAGGGCCAGAACCTCGAAAACGTCAAGGTCATTCCGGATGGTTCGGGTGAGTTCACCCGCAAGATGGGCATGCTGGTCGCCAAGGACAATCTCGGTTTCGGCATGCGCTCCTGGCGTTACGCCGCCGTCATCAATGACGGTCTGGTGGAGCAGTGGTTCGAGGAAGAGGGCTATCAGGATAATTGCGAATCCGACCCTTACGGCGTTTCCGCGCCGCAGAACATTCTGGAAAACCTGAAAAGCCGCGCTGCGGCCTGA
- the ureE gene encoding urease accessory protein UreE, with amino-acid sequence MLRVTSYHPAGTPGDEPSGYVTLAHDQRHLRRKLLHLQNDEMVMLDLKEAVLFAHGDLLVVENGDLIEVRAAAEKLFEITPKDRLHLIELAWHLGNRHLSAQIEEERILILRDHVIRAMLEGLGATVREVEEPFQPARGAYHAHGGHSHGHGHGHDHHHHDHG; translated from the coding sequence ATGCTGCGCGTTACCTCTTACCATCCCGCCGGAACCCCTGGCGACGAGCCTTCCGGTTATGTCACGCTGGCGCATGACCAGCGGCATCTGCGCCGCAAGCTGCTGCATCTGCAAAATGACGAGATGGTGATGCTCGACCTGAAGGAAGCCGTGCTGTTTGCCCATGGCGACCTTCTGGTGGTGGAAAACGGCGATCTGATCGAGGTTCGGGCCGCGGCTGAAAAGCTGTTTGAAATCACGCCGAAGGATCGGCTTCACCTGATCGAGCTCGCCTGGCATCTGGGCAACCGGCATCTTTCGGCACAGATCGAAGAAGAGCGCATTCTCATCCTGCGCGACCACGTCATCCGCGCCATGCTCGAAGGTCTCGGCGCCACGGTGCGCGAGGTGGAAGAACCTTTCCAGCCGGCCCGCGGTGCCTATCACGCCCATGGCGGCCATTCCCATGGTCACGGGCACGGCCATGATCACCACCATCATGATCACGGCTGA
- a CDS encoding efflux RND transporter permease subunit: MNFSAWSIRNPIAPLLGFALLMILGMQAFKTLPITRFPNIDVPVVAVTVTQSGASPSELEMQVTKEIEDAVAAISGVDEIQSSVVDGQSTTTVVFRIEKPTEEAVQDTKDAIDKIRSDLPADIEVPVVSKIDVEGQAIQTFAVSSPNMTLEELSWFVDDTIKRSLQGQSGIGKVDRYGGADREVRVSLSPEKLDAYGITASEVNSQLRGTNVDLGSGRGQVGGNEQTIRTLGDTRDVTQLANTTIALSNGRFVKLSELGTVTDTYQEQKSFSRFNGNPAVTFAVFRSKGASEVSVAETVAESLEKVRKDHPEVSIQMVDDAVYFTYGNYKAALDTLIEGAILAIIVVLLFLRNWRATLIAAVALPLSAIPTFWIMDIMGFSLNLVSFLALTLATGILVDDAIVEIENIARHIKMGKTPYRAALEAADEIGLAVIATSFTIIAVFVPVSFMPGIPGQYFIQFGLTVAFSVFFSLAVARLITPLMAAYLMRAEDAMDDHHDNDGRLMKAYTRMVSATTRKWWARYLTLIGAVGFLVASVILLAGVPGSFLPPDDASRVTLSVELPPNATLDETDRTTTEIFHAIRDINGVESVFILGGASPKGDLELRRATVNVILQHIDHSLLKVLVNKGLGSIPLIGQYLPKVEEKGRTRPQWDVERDIFAKVRAIPDVRIIKLNDRAERELSFNFLSSNEKDLNDAVGILESRLRASPILANVSSEGALPRPELQIRPRKDEIARLGITPQQISQTVRVATIGDIDAQLTKISLDDRQIPIRVQASIDTRRDLATIRALKIKTASGSLVPLYSVADIDYSEGPSSIKRNDRNRVVSIGSDVPFGTALDTSTAEFKRIVEETKLPASVRLAESGDAKVQGEMQQGFVNAMLLGLLLVLVVLILLFKDVIQPFTILFSLPLAIGGVAVALIITQNALSMPVLIGILMLMGIVTKNAILLVDFAIEMRRHGMERVHAMIEAGRKRARPIIMTSIAMSAGMLPSALGVGEGGSFRAPMAIAVIGGIIVSTVLSLIVVPAFFLIMDDLSRLLAHLFGRFVGKKEEEEEALSNEKLSEIARENSLALSSLEARVAGMEKGTGDKAADKGSNILRLPPLAAE, encoded by the coding sequence ATGAACTTCTCCGCATGGTCAATCCGTAACCCGATTGCGCCGCTTCTCGGCTTCGCGCTTTTGATGATCCTCGGCATGCAGGCCTTCAAGACCCTGCCGATCACCCGTTTTCCGAATATCGACGTCCCCGTCGTTGCCGTCACCGTGACCCAGAGCGGCGCTTCGCCCTCCGAGCTGGAAATGCAGGTGACGAAGGAGATCGAAGACGCGGTCGCCGCCATCAGCGGCGTCGATGAAATACAGTCCAGCGTAGTCGACGGCCAATCGACGACCACGGTCGTCTTCCGCATCGAAAAGCCGACGGAAGAGGCGGTTCAGGACACGAAGGACGCCATCGACAAGATCCGCAGCGATCTGCCCGCCGATATCGAAGTGCCTGTCGTCAGCAAGATCGACGTCGAAGGCCAGGCGATCCAGACCTTTGCCGTTTCTTCGCCGAACATGACGCTCGAAGAACTGTCCTGGTTCGTCGACGACACGATCAAGCGCTCGCTGCAGGGCCAGTCCGGCATCGGCAAGGTCGACCGTTACGGCGGTGCGGACCGGGAGGTGCGCGTTTCGCTCAGCCCCGAAAAGCTTGATGCCTATGGCATCACCGCAAGCGAGGTGAACAGCCAGCTGCGCGGCACCAACGTCGATCTCGGATCCGGCCGCGGCCAGGTCGGCGGCAATGAGCAGACGATCCGCACGCTCGGTGACACCCGCGACGTGACGCAGCTTGCCAACACCACCATCGCGCTCTCCAACGGCCGCTTCGTCAAGCTTTCCGAACTGGGTACGGTGACCGACACCTATCAGGAACAGAAATCCTTCTCGCGGTTCAACGGCAACCCCGCCGTCACCTTCGCGGTGTTCCGCTCCAAGGGTGCAAGCGAAGTCTCGGTCGCCGAAACCGTGGCGGAAAGCCTCGAAAAGGTCCGCAAGGATCATCCGGAAGTCTCGATCCAGATGGTCGATGACGCCGTCTATTTCACCTATGGCAACTACAAGGCGGCGCTTGATACGCTGATCGAGGGCGCCATCCTCGCCATCATCGTGGTCCTGCTTTTCCTTCGCAACTGGCGCGCCACCCTGATTGCCGCCGTCGCGCTACCGCTTTCCGCGATCCCGACCTTCTGGATCATGGATATCATGGGCTTCTCGCTCAACCTCGTCAGCTTCCTGGCGTTGACGCTCGCCACGGGTATTCTCGTGGACGACGCCATCGTGGAAATCGAGAACATCGCCCGTCACATCAAGATGGGCAAGACGCCCTATCGGGCAGCGCTCGAGGCCGCCGACGAAATCGGTCTCGCCGTCATCGCCACCAGCTTCACCATCATCGCCGTCTTCGTGCCTGTCTCGTTCATGCCCGGCATTCCCGGTCAGTACTTCATCCAGTTCGGTCTGACGGTTGCCTTCTCGGTGTTCTTCTCGCTGGCGGTGGCCCGCCTCATCACACCGCTGATGGCGGCCTATCTGATGCGCGCCGAAGACGCGATGGACGACCATCACGACAATGACGGCCGGCTGATGAAGGCCTATACGCGCATGGTTTCCGCCACCACCCGCAAATGGTGGGCGCGTTACCTCACGCTCATCGGCGCCGTCGGCTTCCTCGTCGCCTCCGTCATTCTTCTCGCCGGCGTTCCGGGCAGCTTCCTGCCGCCGGACGACGCATCGCGCGTGACGCTCTCGGTGGAACTGCCGCCCAATGCGACGCTGGATGAAACCGACCGGACGACGACCGAAATCTTCCATGCCATCCGTGACATCAACGGCGTGGAAAGCGTCTTCATTCTCGGCGGTGCTTCGCCCAAGGGCGATCTGGAACTTCGCCGCGCCACCGTCAACGTCATCCTCCAGCATATCGACCACTCATTGCTGAAGGTGCTGGTCAACAAGGGGCTGGGCTCCATTCCGCTCATCGGCCAATATCTTCCGAAGGTGGAAGAAAAGGGCCGCACACGTCCGCAATGGGATGTGGAGCGGGACATCTTCGCCAAGGTCCGCGCCATTCCGGATGTGCGCATCATCAAGCTGAACGACCGTGCGGAACGCGAACTGAGCTTCAACTTCCTGTCGTCGAACGAGAAGGACCTGAACGACGCCGTCGGCATTCTCGAAAGCCGTCTACGCGCCTCACCCATCCTTGCCAATGTCAGCTCGGAAGGCGCGTTGCCGCGTCCGGAATTGCAGATCCGCCCGCGCAAGGATGAAATCGCCCGCCTCGGCATCACGCCGCAGCAGATTTCGCAGACGGTTCGCGTCGCCACCATCGGCGATATCGACGCCCAGCTGACGAAGATTTCGCTGGATGACCGGCAGATTCCGATCCGCGTGCAGGCGTCCATCGATACCCGCCGCGATCTCGCCACCATCCGCGCCCTGAAGATCAAGACCGCATCCGGCTCGCTGGTGCCGCTCTACAGCGTTGCCGATATCGACTATTCGGAAGGTCCGAGCTCGATCAAGCGCAACGACCGCAACCGCGTCGTCTCCATCGGCTCCGACGTGCCATTCGGCACGGCGCTCGATACCTCGACGGCCGAATTCAAGCGGATCGTCGAGGAAACCAAGCTGCCGGCAAGTGTGCGCCTGGCGGAAAGCGGCGATGCCAAGGTGCAGGGTGAAATGCAGCAGGGCTTCGTCAACGCCATGCTGCTTGGCCTGCTGCTGGTGCTTGTCGTGCTCATCCTGCTGTTCAAGGATGTCATCCAGCCCTTCACCATCTTGTTCTCGCTGCCGCTCGCCATCGGCGGCGTGGCCGTCGCGCTCATCATCACCCAGAACGCGCTGTCCATGCCGGTTCTCATCGGCATCCTGATGCTGATGGGCATCGTGACGAAAAACGCCATCCTCCTGGTAGACTTCGCCATCGAGATGCGCCGTCACGGCATGGAGCGGGTGCATGCCATGATCGAGGCCGGTCGCAAGCGCGCCCGCCCGATCATCATGACCTCCATTGCCATGTCGGCAGGCATGTTGCCCTCGGCACTCGGCGTCGGCGAAGGCGGCTCGTTCCGCGCGCCGATGGCAATCGCGGTCATCGGCGGCATCATCGTCTCGACCGTTCTGTCGCTGATCGTGGTTCCTGCCTTCTTCCTGATCATGGACGACCTGTCGCGCCTGCTCGCCCACCTCTTCGGCCGCTTCGTCGGCAAGAAGGAAGAGGAGGAAGAGGCTCTCTCCAACGAGAAACTCTCGGAGATCGCCCGCGAAAACAGCCTGGCGCTCTCCTCGCTGGAGGCGCGGGTCGCCGGCATGGAAAAGGGCACCGGCGACAAGGCCGCAGACAAGGGCAGCAACATATTGCGGCTGCCGCCGCTTGCTGCGGAATAA
- a CDS encoding Crp/Fnr family transcriptional regulator, translated as MDVNKTVKLSNRDRNILLRAPLIGIADDAVALKLMEAATIINVNARHVLFKEGEAAQHFYCVLSGYIRLYRLDRHGREADVRVSGPGDTFNECLIFGSDTYRYSAQAAESCTVARFELAKIRALIDQEPAIAKAVMRCLSNSLLGTMDCIANDRLQTAPQRVAHYLINQGPRDATSFSLRLPFQKSLLAGKLGLAPEALSRAFSALKKSGVTVRGRIVQVNDVAALKQI; from the coding sequence ATGGACGTGAACAAGACCGTGAAACTGAGCAACAGGGACAGGAACATTCTGCTGCGCGCGCCCTTGATAGGGATAGCGGATGACGCAGTGGCGTTGAAGCTGATGGAGGCGGCGACCATCATCAATGTCAACGCCCGCCATGTGCTCTTCAAGGAAGGCGAAGCGGCGCAGCATTTTTATTGCGTTCTGTCGGGTTATATCAGGCTTTACCGGCTGGACAGGCATGGGCGCGAGGCGGATGTGCGCGTCAGTGGTCCGGGCGATACCTTCAACGAATGCCTGATTTTCGGCAGCGACACCTATCGCTACAGCGCGCAGGCGGCGGAAAGCTGCACCGTGGCGCGTTTCGAGCTCGCGAAAATCCGGGCGTTGATCGATCAGGAACCGGCAATCGCCAAAGCCGTCATGCGTTGTCTTTCCAACAGCCTGCTTGGCACCATGGATTGCATCGCCAACGATCGGCTGCAGACCGCGCCACAACGCGTCGCCCATTATCTCATCAATCAGGGCCCGCGTGATGCGACATCCTTTTCGCTGCGGCTGCCGTTCCAGAAAAGCCTGCTTGCCGGCAAGCTCGGCCTTGCGCCGGAAGCCCTGTCACGCGCCTTCTCGGCGCTGAAAAAATCAGGCGTCACCGTGCGTGGCCGCATCGTGCAGGTCAATGACGTCGCCGCATTGAAGCAGATCTAG
- a CDS encoding TIGR02117 family protein: MLRFITKWIGGGVLLIVLFLVLGTPVPRPFFADNADGGAKDREILLLSNPIHTDIALPVDDDLRRVFSELQEDGIAVNHPAAAYLVFGWGGRSFYIETPTWADLKPLPVLRSFTLDRSVMHVDVTGDFPADMAGVKRLRISEAGYQRLLAGIRASFVRNDGKVQLVPGAAYGLTDAFFEANGWFNALAGCNTWSAAMLREAGIRTGWWTPLPPLLRWSVDLHN, from the coding sequence GTGTTGAGATTTATCACAAAGTGGATCGGCGGCGGCGTGCTGCTGATTGTCCTGTTTCTTGTGCTCGGCACCCCCGTGCCGCGTCCCTTTTTCGCTGACAATGCAGACGGCGGCGCGAAGGATCGCGAGATTCTGCTATTGTCCAATCCGATCCACACCGATATCGCCCTGCCGGTCGATGACGATCTGCGGCGGGTGTTTTCCGAGTTGCAGGAGGACGGTATTGCCGTCAATCATCCCGCAGCTGCCTATCTGGTGTTTGGCTGGGGTGGACGGTCGTTTTACATAGAGACGCCCACCTGGGCCGATCTGAAACCGCTGCCGGTGCTGCGCTCGTTCACGCTTGACCGATCGGTGATGCATGTGGACGTGACGGGAGACTTTCCCGCCGATATGGCCGGAGTGAAACGGCTTCGTATTTCAGAAGCAGGCTATCAGCGCCTTCTCGCCGGTATCAGGGCAAGTTTTGTCAGAAATGACGGCAAGGTCCAGCTTGTCCCCGGTGCCGCCTATGGTTTGACGGACGCGTTTTTCGAGGCGAATGGCTGGTTTAATGCGCTGGCCGGCTGCAACACGTGGTCGGCAGCCATGTTGCGCGAGGCCGGTATTCGAACAGGCTGGTGGACGCCCTTGCCGCCGCTGTTGCGCTGGTCGGTCGATCTCCACAATTGA
- a CDS encoding urease accessory protein UreF, translating into MSDDRGVAALLRLMAWLSPAFPVGGFSYSGGLEKAVEDGRVPDAAGLLGWVETLLRHGSLWNDAVFLAEGWRRASDAAALNETANLARALAGSAERYRETILLGDAFVAAAGAWPHVVLELLPEECPYPVAVGAVAAAHGVPLKETLAAFAHAGVSQMVSAGIRLGVAGQKDGVAILAASEAVIAEMAARAAQSTLDDLGSATIIADTAAMRHEVQGTRLFRS; encoded by the coding sequence GTGAGCGACGATCGCGGCGTTGCCGCGCTGCTGCGGCTGATGGCCTGGCTGTCGCCGGCATTTCCGGTTGGCGGTTTTTCCTATTCCGGCGGGCTTGAAAAGGCGGTTGAGGATGGGCGTGTGCCTGATGCAGCCGGTCTTCTTGGCTGGGTGGAGACGCTTCTGCGCCACGGCAGCCTGTGGAACGACGCGGTGTTTCTGGCGGAAGGCTGGCGCAGGGCCAGCGATGCCGCCGCCCTGAATGAAACAGCCAATCTGGCGCGGGCGCTGGCCGGCTCGGCGGAGCGATATCGTGAAACGATACTTCTGGGTGATGCCTTCGTTGCTGCCGCAGGCGCATGGCCGCATGTGGTTCTGGAACTGTTGCCGGAGGAATGTCCATATCCTGTCGCCGTCGGGGCAGTGGCCGCCGCGCATGGGGTGCCGCTTAAGGAAACACTTGCCGCTTTCGCACATGCCGGCGTCTCGCAAATGGTTTCGGCCGGCATCCGCCTTGGCGTGGCAGGCCAGAAGGATGGTGTCGCCATTCTGGCAGCAAGCGAGGCGGTGATTGCGGAGATGGCTGCGCGGGCTGCGCAATCCACGCTCGATGACCTCGGCAGCGCGACGATCATCGCCGATACGGCGGCGATGCGCCACGAGGTGCAGGGCACGCGGCTTTTCCGCTCCTGA
- the ureG gene encoding urease accessory protein UreG: MKSGNGPLRVGIGGPVGSGKTALTEKLCKAMSADYSVAVVTNDIYTKEDAEALVRMQALPSERIVGVETGGCPHTAIREDATINLQAIAGLNARFPDLDVVFIESGGDNLAATFSPDLADITIYVISVCQGEEIPRKGGPGITRSDLLVINKKDLAPYVGADLTVMDNDATRMRNAMPFVFTDMKRGDGVEHIVGFLKEQGGL, translated from the coding sequence ATGAAATCGGGCAATGGCCCGCTGCGCGTTGGCATTGGCGGGCCGGTTGGTTCGGGCAAGACGGCGCTGACGGAAAAGCTCTGCAAGGCGATGAGCGCTGATTATTCCGTCGCCGTCGTTACCAACGATATCTATACGAAAGAGGATGCCGAGGCGCTGGTGCGCATGCAGGCGCTGCCGTCGGAGCGTATTGTCGGTGTGGAGACGGGCGGTTGCCCGCATACCGCTATCCGCGAGGATGCGACGATCAATCTGCAGGCGATTGCCGGGCTCAATGCGCGCTTTCCCGATCTGGATGTCGTCTTCATCGAATCCGGTGGCGACAATCTCGCCGCGACCTTTTCGCCCGATCTTGCCGATATCACCATCTATGTGATCTCCGTCTGTCAGGGTGAGGAAATTCCGCGCAAGGGCGGGCCAGGCATCACCCGCTCCGATCTGCTGGTCATCAACAAGAAGGATCTCGCACCTTACGTCGGGGCCGATCTGACCGTAATGGATAATGATGCGACCCGCATGCGCAATGCCATGCCCTTCGTCTTCACCGATATGAAGCGGGGCGATGGGGTGGAGCATATCGTCGGCTTCCTGAAAGAGCAGGGCGGTCTCTGA